Proteins found in one Miscanthus floridulus cultivar M001 chromosome 4, ASM1932011v1, whole genome shotgun sequence genomic segment:
- the LOC136551619 gene encoding uncharacterized protein, with product MILIFKVALVCRTWFEFAIETRQIVVEEIRKEQHIEKALNEEGNIEDVDTDDELNEAEEYEAWKNREIARIKRDREERDARLKEKEEIEKVRNMTEEERREWERKNPKPLRQTTKQKWKFMQKYYHKGAFFQEGADDVIQSAGKDDIYRRWIRASCPRSCKLNISGAVAEQNGHILLMRTLQIGMHRSPMEAP from the exons ATGATTTTGATTTTCAAAGTGGCCTTAGTATGCAGAACATGGTTTGAGTTCGCGATTGAGACTAGACAGATTGTGGTTGAAGAGATTAGAAAGGAGCAGCACATTGAGAAGGCGCTGAATGAAGAGGGCAACATTGAGGATGTCGATACAGACGACGAGTTGAATGAAGCAGAGGAGTATGAGGCATGGAAAAACAGAGAAATAGCAAGAATTAAGAGGGACAGAGAGGAAAGGGATGCGAGgttgaaggagaaggaggagatcGAGAAGGTTAGGAATATGACCGAGGAGGAGCGTCGGGAATGGGAGCGGAAGAATCCGAAGCCACTTCGTCAGACAACGAAACAGAAGTGGAAATTCATGCAGAAGTATTACCACAAAGGTGCTTTCTTCCAGGAAGGTGCTGATGATGTTATCCAGTCAGCTGGTAAAGATGATATCTACAG AAGATGGATAAGAGCATCCTGCCCAAGGTCATGCAAGTTAAACATTTCGGGCGCAGTGGCAGAACAAAATGGACACATCTTGTTAATGAGGACACTACAGATTGGAATGCACC GAAGTCCAATGGAGGCCCCCTGA